One Ranitomeya variabilis isolate aRanVar5 chromosome 4, aRanVar5.hap1, whole genome shotgun sequence genomic window, ttccaacattctatgattctataaacaAAATATGATttgagtaaaatatttcccacctaGTTATTAGAGTGACTTCTCCATTTGTAAGATATTTGATGTTTTGTAAGACTACTTTTGTTGGTTAAATATTTctcacaatctgaacatgaaaatgatttTGTCTCTATGTGATTTGTCTGATGATTAATAAGATGTGATACCTGATTAAAaggtttcccacattccgaacatgaaaatggtttctgacCTGTGCaagttctctgatgtgtaaaaaGATGTCATTTCTtggcaaaacatttctcacattctgagcatgaaaatggcttctcccctgtgtgacttctctgattatTTTCACTCTCTATGTGTTTTCTTGTACAGTTTGTAAAAAATACATGGTTTCTCCCTGTGATTTTGGAGTAAAATATTTCATACCTTGTAGGTATGAGAAGGACTTCTCTCTCCGTGAGATATTTGATGTTTAGTAAGACTCCTTTTGTTGGTATAATATTTGTCACACTGTGAACATGAAAatcgtttctcccctgtgtgagttctccaatGTGCTAAAAGATATGAtttatgtgtaaaacatttcccacattctgaacatgaaaatgacttctcccctgtatgagtttttTGATGTGCAGCAAGATTTGATTTAAGAGCAAaagatttctcacattctgaacatgaaaatggcttctctcctgtgtgagttctctgatgtgtaaaaaGATGTGATTTCTTggaaaaacatttctcacattctgtacatgaaaatggcttctctcctgtgtgacttctctgatgtgtaacaagacttgATCTATATGcaaaaaatttcccacattctgaacatgaaaatggcttctttcctGTGTGACTTATCTGATGAATAAAAAGATGtgatttatgtgcaaaacatttccaacatgctgaacatgaatatggcttttcgccagtgtgagttctctgatgtgtaaaaaGATGTGATTTCCtggcaaaacatttctcacattctgaacatgaatatggcttctcccccgtgtggctTCTCTTATGTGTAATAAGATTTGATTTATCTGCAAAAGAttgctcacattctgaacatgaaaatggcttctcacctgtgtgagtcctTTGATGTGTAATAAGTTTTGACTTATTtacaaaacatttaccacattgtgAACATGCATATGACTGCTCCCCTGCGTGAACTCTTTTTTGTCTTAGAAGCTCTAAATTTTGGCTAAGTGAATCAGAATATAGGACCTGTTTAAAATTATCAaatgatagatctttgctgtgaaaaGATGTTGGTATTTCTGGAATGGTGGCATAAATGTCAGTTATATCTTGTGTGATATTAAGGTCAtcagatttaaaaactgaagatgtcagttGTCCTTCTGATCTCCTGGCACAGTCATCTGTCaagaataaagattatttttaagtaaaatatcCTGAAATAAATTTTAAAATATCCCTAAAAACTTATGTTGACGTTATTTAGCTAAATTAATTTACTAAGACAAAAACTATGCACAATCAAACAGTAAACCTCGGGGCAGAAACAAGTAGAGTAATAGATTTGACCCCCTTTGTTCATTCTTCCTAGCAAATATTGCAATAATAAGCCTCCAAAAAGTATTATGTAGCACAAAATATCAGTAAAAAACTTCCAGTTCACCCCGccccaaaaacaaacaaacaaacaagactGCATCTACATTcaccatctgtcaatggaaaaatagagGATTTCCACGTGATTAGTAAATGGAGGACTCCTGGAAGGACAGCACGATAGCAACTATAGcaactgcaaagagtttgtatattctcccagtGTTCGTGTGGATTTCCTGTGGGTTCACCGCTTTGTCCCcacacacatactgatagggaatttaggttgtgagccccattaGGGACAGCAATAACAATGTATAcgatagcactatataagcaaaacataataaataaataaaatagatggAGGACTCAACATGCCTTTcatgaaccagtccagcaaaatttgTGCGTTCAAAGCCAAATGTCCCAGGCGATTCTGAGTCCTGCAGTTTGCCTGAACACTGTTAGCGTCCAGATGTTTAACGGGAAGAACCCACTTAAACATTTAcagggtgtgtgtctccagaagcacaagctgggtacCATTAATTGTACACTAAAATGGTATATtggcaattttcactctccaacatccactgcgtgctaGTTTCCAGAGAATacctgtggagtcaaaatagtcgcTACTCCTATAGATGAATTGACTGAGaacaattgagtcaactttaggagcTGTTCTgtttttctgctgttctgtcacCGTAGGTGATCTGTAAATAGTGGtgacaaactattctagcaaaatcttaaTTCAAATAGCAaaatggcactacttcccttcggagccctgccgtgtgcccaagcagtaaCATTTTGTCCGATTCAAAAGAAGTTGCAAAATAAACTAAGATGtccaatttttctatttttctttgtgAAATTGAAAATAatttagttaccgtatttttcgctttgtaagacacaccccaaattttgaggagaaaaatagggaaaaaaaacttttttaataaattggtggtgcttcttataatccatgcgtcttattgcttgttgcttaccgggggtggtggctgcgttaCAAAAGACAAaataatacacatatttggaatcaccgCATCTGGAACGACCAAATCTGTAATCTGTAAAACTATCACACtatttaacctcttcagtgaactctataaaaaaataaaaaaatgtggcaaaaaaactAAGCTTTGCAACATACtgccaaaaagtggaataaaatgagataaaaaagtcaaatgtaccgtattttttcagactataagacgcacctagattttagaggaaattagaaaaaaaaattgaagcaaaaaatgtggtcaattctgtatttAATATCCCCTTATCCTGGTATAgacggtcccctcatccccatcctggtatgcatggcctcctcatctgtGTCCTGGTATACATGtaccccttatccccatcctggtatgcatggccccctcatccctgtcctggtatacatgtacacctcatccctagcctggtgtgcatggccccctcatccctaccctgataTGCATGgcgccttatccctatcctggtatgcatggccctctcatccctatcctggtatgcatagccccctcatccctatcctggcattcaTGGCCCTCTCAtctctatcctggcatgcatggccccgtcatccccatcttggtatgcatggcctcctcatccccatcctggtatgaatggcctcctcatccctgtcctggtatgcatggtccccttatGCCTAGCCtggtatgcttgtaagcagcgcatggcagggatgtcatgtgctgcttacaagcagaggacagttgtcagaatactcactgctcttcaCGCCCAGGACTATGGAacgtagtgaatattcattgctgctTAGTAGAGAGCACAGTGTTATccgcagccaccggcttcctgcagctgcccggCTTTCACGTGTGTcgttactaaagggaatgaatattcactacattccacgcctatgggagtggagagcaggggATATTTATTGCCTTAAGTAGCAGGCACACACGAACACCAGGCAGTTGCAAGaagccagctgctgcggctaacactgtgctccctactaaagagcaatgaatattcactgctttacCCCCCATGGATGTGGATCGAGTGAATATTACTTTCTCCTTAGCAGTGGGCACAGAAGTTAGCCGTAGTCGCCGGCTCCTGccttctgtgacctgctgctcccccacctccccaccacagccagagcaggtacatccagactatatgACGCACGctccattttcttccacattttttGGAGGAAAAAGGTGTGTCTTTTAGTATGAAAAATACGTTAAATAAGACTGATATCAATAAAGACATATTGTCCAACAAAAAAAGAAACCACTATAAAGCTCCATTAGAGGAGAAATAAAAACGTTTTAGCTCTCAGAAtttagcgatgcaaaaacaattcttttttctataaaatagtttttattgtgt contains:
- the LOC143767530 gene encoding uncharacterized protein LOC143767530, with the translated sequence MDMDRDKMAERILHLTLEILFRLTGEDYTVVKKTSSERSQDTVSDGWGRPLSPIKGMPPRLLIHEDIKDQKILELTYKMIELLTGEVPIRCQDVSVYFSMEEWEYLEGHKDLYKDVMMEDPQPLTSPVLSSKRTTPERCLHRLLPQDSKQENPDVPQDHQGNNMSKSIIEPFVMDDVRCKEETYNCEEKIPTYDYPDDCARRSEGQLTSSVFKSDDLNITQDITDIYATIPEIPTSFHSKDLSFDNFKQVLYSDSLSQNLELLRQKRVHAGEQSYACSQCGKCFVNKSKLITHQRTHTGEKPFSCSECEQSFADKSNLITHKRSHTGEKPYSCSECEKCFARKSHLFTHQRTHTGEKPYSCSACWKCFAHKSHLFIHQISHTGKKPFSCSECGKFFAYRSSLVTHQRSHTGEKPFSCTECEKCFSKKSHLFTHQRTHTGEKPFSCSECEKSFALKSNLAAHQKTHTGEKSFSCSECGKCFTHKSYLLAHWRTHTGEKRFSCSQCDKYYTNKRSLTKHQISHGERSPSHTYKV